From the genome of Alcanivorax sp.:
TCTGCCTATCGTTATCGGGGCTGTTAACTTGATCTGGTACGCTGCGGTGATTGTCGGTTATGCCAGAAAATATCGAAACCGGAATCAATGACATGGCCAGCCTGCAAACCTGGCAAGTTCAAAAGGAACCATCATGAAGGGATTGCTTTCACTTTTATTGGTTTGCCTGTGTGCAGTGGCTTGGTCATCCGGCATTTACCGTTGGGTAGACGACCAGGGCAATGTTCACTTTTCTGATTCCCCCTCCGAGGCGCACGCTTCGGAGAGTTTGAAACTCAAAATCAACACCTTCGAAAGCGTCACTTACGACAGTCTCTCCGTTGCACTTCCCTCCTCCGATAAACGCCACCGGGTTGTCATGTACTCCGCCAGCTGGTGCGGTGTGTGCACAAAGGCAAGGCGCTATTTTGAAGCCAATAACATTGGCTTTACCGAATACGATGTTGAAACCAGCCAGGCGGGTAAAGCGGGATTTGAGAAGCTGAACGGGAAGGGAGTGCCCATCATTCTGGTTGGCAACAAACGCATGAATGGTTTCAGCGCCGCGACTTTTGAGAAGCTCTATCAGTAACCCTTTTCACATCACCGGTTGAGTTTTTCACCTGGCCTTACCCTCACCGCCCGCTCCTTCCGCTGGCAGTCGATAGTTAACAGTGAATAGTGAACAGTTAACAGCGAAACAAAAAAAGGCCGCAGCCCGGTTGGGGCGCGGCTTTTTTATTTTCGTTATTAACTATTAATTGTTCATTATTCATTGCGTTCTTTGTGGCGAAAGAAACGCTGTATGCTGGAAAAATCCTTGTCCGAATAACCGTGATTGCCATGGGCGGCATAGAGGGATTTGGCCAGATTGCCCATGGGTGTGGCGGACTGGGAACTGAGAGCCGCCTGCAGGGCCAGGCCCAGGTCCTTGTTCATCAGCTTCACCGCAAAGCCGCCTTCATAATCTTTCGATGACGGCACGTTTTCCATCACGCCGGGCCAGGGGTTGTACTTGTCCAGGGACCAGTTGTCTCCGGAGCTGGCCTTCATGATGTCCGACAGCACTGCGGGGTCGAGGCCGTGGTCCGCGCCCATCTGTAGCGCTTCGGCGGTGCCGATCATGTGGATGGCGAGAAGCATGTTGTTGCAGATTTTCGCCAGCTGCCCGGCGCCGTTGTCGCCAGCACGGAACACCTGGGCGCCCATGCATTCCAGCACCGGGCGGGCCTGGTCGATGGCCTGTGTTTCACCGCCACAGATAAAGGTGAGGGAGCCGGCTTTGGCTCCCCCCACACCGCCGGAAACCGGCGCATCAATCATCACCCTGCCCTGTTCTTTGGCCATACCGGCCACATCACGGGCGGTGTCCGCGTCGATGGTGGAGCAGTCGATGATCAGGGCGCTGGGATCAATGTGCTGCAACACGCCATCCTCTCCCAGATAGAGGCCACGCACGGCACCCGCTGAAGGCAACATGCTGATCACCACCTCAGCACCCTGCACCGCTTGTGCGGCACTGCCTGCTGCTTTGGCGCCCTGTTCCACCGCCGTCTTGAGCAGCTCTGGAACCAGATCAAAGGCGGTTACCTCGTGTCCGGCCTTGACCAGGTTCGCCGCCATGGGGCCACCCATATGACCGACACCGAAGAATCCGATTTTCATTGTTCTCTCTCCTTCGCATTTTCTTTCTGTAGGAGCGGCGCTCGAGCCGCGAACCGCATATTGGGATAACCTCGCTGGAACCTTCGCAGCTCTGGCGCCGCTCCTACGGCGGTGTTTTGATTTGCGTCCGGCTTTCGACGTCCGACCTTCTTCCAGAAAAGATCGCCTGCAGGCAGGCTCCTACTGCGCTCATTACAAAAACGACAGATCCTTCAGCACATTACGCGCGATAATCACGCGCATGATTTCGTTGGTGCCTTCCAGAATCTGGTGGACGCGGGCATCGCGCAGGTAACGTTCCAGTGGATACTCGCGGATGTAACCGTAGCCTCCGTGTAACTGCAGCGCCTGGTTGCAGATGTTGAAGCACAGATCGGTGGCCAGGCGCTTGGCCATGGCACAGAGCATGCTCTTGTCGCTGTGATTCTGGTCCAGTTTCCAGGCCGCGAGCCGTACCATCTGTTGTGCAGCCACCAGTTCCGTGGCCATGTCGGCCAGGGTAAATTGCACTGTCTGGAAATCACTGATGGCCTGGCCGAACTGTTTGCGTTCCTGCACATAGGCCTGGGCCTGCTGCAATGCCGCCTGGGCAGCGCCAAGGGAACAACTGGCGATATTGATACGGCCGCCATCCAGGCCACCCATGGCGATCTTGAAACCCTGCCCTTCCTCACCCATCAGACATTCGGCAGGAATGCGCGCCTCTTCCATGATCACGGCGCGGGTGGGCTGGCTTTTCCAGCCCATCTTGTCTTCGTTGCGACCGTAGGAAACGCCCGGCGTATCCGCCGGTACCGCAAAGCAGGAAATGCCTCCAGCTCCGGGGCCGCCGGTACGTGCCATGAGCACCAGCACATCGGTATCACCGGCGCCGGAAATAAACGCCTTGGCGCCGTTCAGCACATAGCTGTCACCGTCCTTTCGGGCGGTGGTGGAGAGCGATGCCGCATCCGACCCCGCATTGGGTTCGGTGAGGCAATAGGACGCCAGCTTTTTGCCCGCCATCAGGTCATCGGCCCAGCGTGCCCGTGTGGCGTCATTACCAAACTGCGTCAGCATCCAGGTGGCCATGTTGTGGATGGTGATGAACGCGGTGGTAGAGGTGCAGCCTTGGGACAGCTGTTCGAAAATCAGTGCCGCATCAAGACGGGACAGCCCCATACCACCCAGCTCTTCAGAACAGTACAGGGAACAAAACCCCAGCTCGCCGGCTTTACGAATGGCATCTTTGGGGAAAATACTTTTCGCATCCCATTCCGCCGCAAACGGGGCCAGCTCCTTTTCGGAAAACTGTCGTGCGGTTTCGCGGAAAGCCTGCTGTTCTTCATTAAAAGAAAAGTCCACGGTTGTCTCTCTGCGGCTGTTCCTGTTCAGCAACCTTTGTGGGAGCTTGCCTGCAAGCGAATCGGCCTTGGATTAAAACCTTTCGCTTGCAAGCAAGCTCCCACAGGGTGCCCGCTGGATTATTTCAAATGAATGCTCATGTTTGGGCCGGAAGCCGGGATGTCGTCTTCGAACCAGCGGCTGGTGACAGTTTTGGTTTCGGTGTAGAAACGCACCGCCTGTTTGCCGTAGGCATGCTGATCACCATAGAACGACCCCTTCCAGCCGGTGAAGCTGAAGAACGGCAGCGGCACCGGGATAGGCACATTGATACCCACCTGCCCCACTTCCACTTCATGTTGGTATTTACGTGCCGCGGCGCCACTGGCGGTAAAGATGGAGGTGCCATTGCCGTAGGGACTGTTGTTCACCAATTGCAGGGCGTCTTCGAGGGTATCCACGCTGACACAACACAGTACCGGGCCGAAAATTTCTTCCTTGTAGATGGACATGTCCGGGGTCACATCCGAAAACAGGGTCGGGCCGACCCAGTTGCCGTCGGGCAGACCGTCCACAGTACAATCGGAACCATCCAGCAAACAGGTGGCGCCCTCTTCCTTGCCTTGTTTGATCAGGGTCAGCACACGCTGCTTTGCCTGCGGGCTGATCTGCGGACCGTACGCCGCTTGCGGATCATTCCACGCACCCGGGCGGATTTTCGCAAACTCGTCTTTCAGTTCATCGATCCACGCTTTCGAATCTCCCACGAACACCGCCACGCTGATAGCCATGCAACGCTGACCGGCCGCGCCACAGGACGCCCCCACCAGACTGTTGATGACCTGATCCTTGTTGGCATCCGGCATGATCACCATGTGATTCTTGGCACCGGCAAAACACTGGGCACGTTTCATGTGATCGGTGGCGGTGCGATACACATGCTGGCCCACCGGCACGGACCCTACGAAGGACACCGCCTTGATGTCCGGATGGGTCAGCAGGGTATCCACCTGTTCTTTGCCGCCGTGCACCAGCTGCAACACACCGGGAGGCGCACCAGCTTCCAGAAACAGTTCTGCCAGACGGTTGGGCGTCATGGGGTCCTGTTCGGATGGCTTGAGCACGAAGGTGTTGCCGGCGGCGATGGCCAACGGGAACATCCACAGGGGAATCATGGCCGGGAAGTTGAACGGGGTAATGCCGGCGCACACGCCCAGGGGCTGGGTCCAGGAGTGGGTGTCGATACTGCGCGCCACATTCTCCACGGTTTCACCCATCATCAATGAAGCGATGTTGGCCGCCTGCTCGGCCACTTCGATGCCGCGCCACACATCCCCCTTGGCATCCTCGAAGGTCTTGCCGGTTTCCTGACTGAGGATCTCGGCGATTTCTTCCTGGTGCTCCTTGAGCAAGGCCTGATAACGCAGCATCAGTCGGGCCCGCTCGGACACCGGCACTTCCTTCCAGCTTTCAAAAGCCCCTTTGGCGGCAGCGATGGCCTGTTCCATTTCGTCAGGGGTGGTGGCTGGCGCCTCGCACAGCACCGCCTGGGTGGCAGGGTTGGTCACCGGGATCCACTGGTCGGTGGTGCTGGCGACAAATTCACCGTTGATCAGCAGGGGCATGCGACGGCTCATGGGGCTCTCCGGAATGTCAGTCGTTGGCGTTATGGCTCTGTTGTAGCACAGCGCCGCCCTGCGGCAGATAGCCTCTTTTGCTCCTGATGGATTATATTGCGGTTTATGGACTACACACCTTCCCCCAGTCACGCCCCGGCAGAACCCTCCAGCTGGCCATTACCGGCCAGCGGCCAGCGGACCATCATTCCCCCCGCTGTGCTGGACAGCATTGCCGGGCATCCACTCTGTGACGGCTGCATGCCACACGGGGTGGGCTATTACCCGCAAGCCCGTGGGCACCGAATGCAAAGGCACAACCCTGCGGATTTCCTGTTGATCTACTGCATCAGCGGGCGTGGGGAGCTACAGGTTGAAGGGCGCCGCTACACGGTGGCAGGGGGCGAGCTGGTGCTGCTTCCCGCCACCCTCGCCCATCGCTACCAGGCCGACAGCCGTGATCCCTGGAGCATTTACTGGGTGCATCTGGGGGGCCATGAAGTGCCGCGTTTTTTTGACGAAATTGCCGGGCACAGCGGGGGCCGCACCGTGCGGGTAGGAGTGCATTCGCGGCTGGCGGAAGAGTTTCAGGCGCTGCTGGCCGCAGCTACCCGGGTGCAGCCGGAGCACCTGGTGTATGCCGCCAACCTGCTGCGCAGCCTGCTGGCATTCGCCGCCCTGATGCGCCATCAGCATGATGTGCGCCATGCCACCCTGGATGTGAACAGGGTCAACGGCTATCTGCAGACCGCCCTGCATCGGCGCCTGACCCTGGATGAGTTGGCGGCGGCCACCAGCGAGCTGTCCCGCTATCACTTCATTCGTGAATACAAGCGCCAGACCGGGCAAACCCCCATGCAGGCCTTTCAGCGCATCAAGGTGAGCCATGCCTGCTACCTGCTGGATATCACCGAGGACACCGTGGCGGAAATCGCCGCCCGACTGGGCCATGACGATCCGTATTATTTTTCCCGGCTGTTCAAGCGGGTGATGGGCGTGTCGCCGCAGCGGTATCGGCAGGAGAGGGGGCAGTAGCGACAAGCGACAACGCGGGAGATAGAGTTCAAAGTTTAAAGTTCAAAGTTTAAACGCGGGCCAGGGCGGCAGAGTTTGCGATGCCTTGCCCGCGCTCATCGGTAAGGGCGCGGGCACAGCAGCCCAAAACGGCAAAAACCCTCTCGCGCCTTTTCAACTTTGAACTTTGAACTTTCAACTGCTGTTCTCCCTGGCTCGGATCGCTTGCAGGCATACCCTGACGAGCACAGAGAGCTCCTACAGCCTATCCAGCCACGGCGATCCGTGTTGCGTGCAGCGTGTTGCTTGATGCATCTCTTAAACTGGCCGGCTTTGCCAGGTGAGCGTCATCACGTCGCGGTGGGTCTCGCACTGGAAAATGTGCGCACAGCCGTAGTGGCCAAAGCGGAATGGCAGGGTATCCACGGAATCCAGCTGCATCACGAACTGCATGGGTTCCCGGCAGCAGGGGCAGCTGGGGTAGCTCACGTTGTCGACCCAGTGGGGCCAGCCCATCAGCTTGTCACCGGGGCGCGGGGCCGGGCGGTGGGCATGAAGTAACGCCAGGGTGCCATCCAGCGCACCATCAGGATCATTGATCGCCGCGGTTTCCTTTTGGTCCGGGTAGTCCGCCAGGGGAATCCAGCCGGTCAGTGAACGTTCCGGAAGGGCATCTGGCAAGCGTACCGGCAGCGCATCAAAACCGTTGGCCTGGTCGCGGGGAATCACCCGTACCAGGGACGCATCAGAGAAGGGCAGGTGGGACTGACCCAGCACCTCACAGTCTTCCTCGCCATTGGTGCAATAGAACACCTGCAACACCCCATCACCGAAGGGGGAGCGCATGTTGCGAGGCAAATCACGGGATTCCAGCTGCACAAACAGCTGCATCGGCTGATGACAATGCCCGCAGCAAGGCCAGGATTCGTCAGGTTTCAGCAGCGGCAGACCACCGAACTTGGACATGGCACCCGGTACCGCCGGACCGGCTTGGGGACGCCAGGCGGGGCGGGAAAAGGAAGCCAGTCTTAGTTTGATTTCTTCAGGCAGCATGGGGTGTCCTCAATCTCTCGATTCCACCATGCCAGCATCACCCGCGAACCTCCTTCACAAACCGCTGCCAGGGCATTTTTAGGGACTGAGCGGCGTGCAAATTTTGAACTTGTGAACCATCCCGCAGGCTAAATGTGCGCAGATTTGCATTATTGGCCTTCTGAAAATCGCTTCATCTGCCACTGGGCGAAGGCCTGCTGGGCCAGCTCCAGCTGCTCAATCAGCCGCTGCCGCTTGCTGGGCTCAAACCGCCGCCGGGACAACGCCAGCAGGGATTTCTGCAAGCCATTGCGGTCCCCCCGGGACAGCTCCTCAAGCCAGTGGCCATCACTGTCGGTGACCACCAGCACATCCCGGCCGGCATGGTTACGCTGGCTGATCTGGTACCAGTGCACCAGCGCCCGTCCCAGCACCACATAACCAAACTGGGGATCTTTCAGGGGACCATAAATGGCTTCCCGGAAGCCACCGCTGAGCGGACCCAGCTTCACTTTGGTGAGTTTGTCACTGTAGTAATAACTGCCTGCGGCACCGAGCAATCCGCCAATCAGGGCCCCCGTCCCCAGGGAATGACCAAGGGTGGCCGCATCCAACCCGGCGCCGCCCACGGCGCCGGCACCAAAGCCCGCCGCGGCCAGCTGGCCCTTGCTGATGCCCCACAACTGCCGGGTGCGTTCGCCGAACAGGTCATCCCCATCCGGCAGGGAGAGATCCGATTCCTGCCGCTGCAAACGGCGATGCTGATAAAGATCTTCCACACTGTGACGCAGACGCTGCTCCCGCTCACGCTGCCAGGCTTGCCAGCGCTGGCGCAGGGTAGGCAACAGGAGCGCAGCACGCTCGTGCTCTCCCAGCCGGACGGTTTGCTGATGGCCGAGCATCTCGATCAGGGCATCCGCCATGCACTCCAGCGCCTGATGGTCGCGGCCGAATTTGAGCGCCTGCAGATATTCCAGTGCTGCATCCAGGGGTTCGCGCCAGTTTGGTGCCAGTTCACCGAAGCTGCGCAACAGTTCCAGGTGCTTTTCGAACGGTGCGCGCACCGCATCAAAGCGTCTCACGATCTGGAAGTACTGCCCCAGGGCGGCCTCCCAGTCAGCGCTGTAGTCATCGCTGCCGATCTGGTTAATCAACGCCAGGCTGGGGCGGCCCGTCCAGCGCAGGATGTTCATTTCTGCTTCGTGCTCCCGGTTGTAGGGCACGGATCCATCCACCACATAGATGATGCCGGCGCCCTCCACGATGGGACGCAACAATTCGCATTCGTCGTGGTAGCGCGGATCATCGCTGTGCTGTGTCACGAACGCCGCCACCGTGTCGGGACGGTCCGAGGCAGACAGACTGTGCCCCTGCAGCCAGGCCAGCACCTTGCGGGGACGCTGGAACCCTGGGGTGTCGACAAGCTCGTACAGGGTGAAGTCGTCCACTTTCATGGGGTAGCGGTGGCTGTCACGGGTGGTGCCGGACTCCATGGCAATGGCAATGGAGTCGTTCTGGGCCAGGGTGGCTACCACGCTGGATTTACCCTTGTTGGGGTGGCCGACCACGGCAAAGCGGGGCAGGGCAGCGTCGCTGTGGCGGTCGTCGTGGGTCTGTGTCTTGCCGTTGTCGTCCATGGTGTCAGCGTGTCGTGATGATCAATACCAAGTGGCGGAGATCGGCTTTCGCCGATTTCCGCCCTACGGGAGATTCGCTGCGCAGAGCAGCAGGCTTGCGTCCTTTTGACGCTCAATGAAGCGCTGCCACTGGGCCAGCAACTTGTCATCGGTGAGCTCGCCACCCTGTTCATCGGCCAGTGGCACCAGCGCCAGCAGGGTGCCGGCGGGCCATTGCTCGCGAGCGTCCAGCAGGAAGTCGGCCAGTTCGCCGGTGGGCGGCTCCCAGCCCCGCGCCACCAGAATCACCGGCTGGCCTCGCTCGCCAGCCCGACGCAGGGTGTCCGCATCCTCCTCCAGACTGCTGTTGCCGCCGGCACGGAGCTGCAGCGGCGACGCCTGCGTGGTCAGCTGGGCCACCAACCCGGCACTGGCCTGGCCGGCACCGGCCCAGTGGATCAGGGTGCCCGTCTCTGGCAGCGGCGCCATGGCCACCTGCACCGGTGCAGGCTGGCGGGGAGCCTCTTCGTCGCCACGGGTTTCTACCCACGGGGTTTCAAAGCGGTAGAACAGCGGCTGGTAACCCGGATGACGACGCAGCGAAGCGGCCGCCTGCCAACGCACCTGCAGTGCCGCCAGCACCAGCAGTGCCAGGCGCGGCAGGACCACGTAGGTCAGCCAGGCCATCAGTATGAAAGGCCACCAGTTACCCAGCAACGCCGGATCACTCACCGGGTTATCGCCAAGCCGGTAGTACTGCGAGGCGGCCACCAGCTCGGCACTGGGAAATGCCGCCGGCCAGAGCGACTGCCAGGGCAGGGCAACCACGGACACCAGCCGGTGGTAGCCCTCGGCAGAAGCCTGCAGGGTAGTGCTCCAGCCAAAGGCCAGATCCTGTACCGTCACCATGGCCAGCAGGGTGAGCAGGCCGCTGATGGCAAACATCAGTCCACCGGTATGGGCGATACGGGCAGACAGGGCAGGCCGCAGTGGCTGTAGCGGATCACCCTGTTCAGCCGTGCGGCCCAGCAGACTGGCCCAGGGCTGCCAGCCCAGCCAGGCTTGCAGACTGGTCAGCAGTGCCAGCCCCAGCTGCACCCCCACCAGCAGCAACAGCAGGGTCACATTGATCTGGCGACTGCCATCATAGAACAGCAGCCCCGCCATGAAAGCCGCACCCAGCACCGTCCCCAGCCCGGCAAAGATCCAGCGCGCCTGGCGCCAGCGACGCAGGCGCGGATCCCTTCCACTGGACTGACGCTGATCATTGAGGGCGCGCAGTTCCGCCAGCCATGTGTCCGCGGTCAGCGGTTGCCGCTGGTCCTGCTGCTGTTGGGCGAAACGGCGATCACGCCGGTGTAGAAACGCCTGCGACTGCTGGCTGTCACGACGGTATTGGTCATCGAAATCCAGCAGCCGGGTCAGGGGTGACGTCAACGACGAACTCGCTTATTCGGTGGTGTCTTCCGGAGCGGCAGCCGGGCTGGCCAGCGCGTCTTTCTTCGGGGAGGAGTACATCACCCCGTCCTGGGCACAGGCCATGCAGGCGTTGCCATATTCACCGATGATGCCGCCGTCCTCGTCATAGCCAAATGCCGGACGGTAATCCTGGGTGCACATCTCGGGGGGATCTTCCGGGCAGCTTTCCGTATCAGCGGGCAGGCCCATGGGGTAATCGGTATCGTACTTGTAGGTGCAGCCGGCAAACATCAGTGCCAGTGCCGGCAGGGCCAGGTACGCAGCTTTCATCCGGGTTCTCCTGAGCAATTAAATAGCTGAGTAATAACTGAGTATTGTGCAAGCATAGTCAAAGCGCACCGCCAACGCATGCTTGTGTGAACGAAATTCTCTAAAATTTACCCTTTGCGAATTTTTCCCGCCGAGAGGTTTCCATGAGCACGACCCAACCCATCGACTGGCGCACCCTGCCCGCCGCCATCTGGCGTGGCCGTACCGGCACTCTGCGACCGGTACCCAAGCCGGACCCGGTGCGCCTGGATGACCTGCTTGGTATCGATACCCAGAAACAGAAAATCATCCAGAACACCGAACGCTTTCTGGCGGGCAAGCCCTGTAACCATGTGCTGCTGTGGGGCAGTCGCGGCACTGGCAAGTCTTCCATCGTCAAGGCCTTGCTGAACGAGTTTGCACCCAGGGGCCTGCGCGTGATCGAGGTGGACAAGGATGACCTGCACGACCTGCCGGACATCGTTGACGACATTCGCGAGCGCCAGCAACGCTTTATCATTTATTGCGATGATCTGTCGTTTGAAGAGGGCGAGAACCAGTACAAGCACCTGAAGAGTGTGCTGGAAGGATCACTGGAACTGCCGCCGGAGAATGTGCGTATCTATGCCACCAGCAACCGCCGACATCTGTTGCCGGAATACATGAACGACAACGCCGACTCTCGGGTAGTAGAGGGTGAGCTCCATCATGGTGATGCGGTGGAAGAAAAGATTTCCCTGGCCGACCGTTTCGGTCTGGGACTAAGCTTTTATCCGATCAGCGAACCCCAGTATTTCGAGATCGTTGAGCATCTGTTTGGCCAGGTGAAAGACCGCCAGCAACTGCATATTCGCGCGCGCCGCTTTTCCATTGAAAAGGGTGTGCGCTCCGGGCGTACCGCACGGCAGTTTTATAATCAGTTTGTGGGGGAGTTTTGAAGGCGAGTCGAAAGTTTAAAGTTCAAAGTTGAAACGCGGGCCGGGTTGTCCTGTCTGCAAGGCCCTGCCCGCGATTACCGGTAACGGCGCGGGCTCAAACGCCCGAAATCCTTGCGCGCCTGCCCGCGCTTTTAAACTTTCAACTTTAAACTTTCAACTGCTTCACCGCCGCATCGCAGATTTCATCCACGGCTTTTCTCGCCGCCGGGATGGCGCCGCCCATGCTGATGAAACCGTGCACCAGTTGGGGGAAATCCAGGCTGGTAACGTCCACGCCGGCGGCGCGCAGTTTTTCCGCGTATTCCAGACCTTCATCCCGCAGCGGATCCGTGGCAGTGATCACAATCGCAGGGGGCAGACCATCCAGCTCCGGGTTGCGCAAGGGCGACACCCGGTAATCCGCCATCATCACGGGATCCGGAATAAAGTGGCTGCGGAACCAGGTGAGCAACGGCAGGTCCAGTCCG
Proteins encoded in this window:
- a CDS encoding DUF4124 domain-containing protein, with the translated sequence MKGLLSLLLVCLCAVAWSSGIYRWVDDQGNVHFSDSPSEAHASESLKLKINTFESVTYDSLSVALPSSDKRHRVVMYSASWCGVCTKARRYFEANNIGFTEYDVETSQAGKAGFEKLNGKGVPIILVGNKRMNGFSAATFEKLYQ
- the mmsB gene encoding 3-hydroxyisobutyrate dehydrogenase codes for the protein MKIGFFGVGHMGGPMAANLVKAGHEVTAFDLVPELLKTAVEQGAKAAGSAAQAVQGAEVVISMLPSAGAVRGLYLGEDGVLQHIDPSALIIDCSTIDADTARDVAGMAKEQGRVMIDAPVSGGVGGAKAGSLTFICGGETQAIDQARPVLECMGAQVFRAGDNGAGQLAKICNNMLLAIHMIGTAEALQMGADHGLDPAVLSDIMKASSGDNWSLDKYNPWPGVMENVPSSKDYEGGFAVKLMNKDLGLALQAALSSQSATPMGNLAKSLYAAHGNHGYSDKDFSSIQRFFRHKERNE
- a CDS encoding acyl-CoA dehydrogenase family protein — its product is MDFSFNEEQQAFRETARQFSEKELAPFAAEWDAKSIFPKDAIRKAGELGFCSLYCSEELGGMGLSRLDAALIFEQLSQGCTSTTAFITIHNMATWMLTQFGNDATRARWADDLMAGKKLASYCLTEPNAGSDAASLSTTARKDGDSYVLNGAKAFISGAGDTDVLVLMARTGGPGAGGISCFAVPADTPGVSYGRNEDKMGWKSQPTRAVIMEEARIPAECLMGEEGQGFKIAMGGLDGGRINIASCSLGAAQAALQQAQAYVQERKQFGQAISDFQTVQFTLADMATELVAAQQMVRLAAWKLDQNHSDKSMLCAMAKRLATDLCFNICNQALQLHGGYGYIREYPLERYLRDARVHQILEGTNEIMRVIIARNVLKDLSFL
- a CDS encoding CoA-acylating methylmalonate-semialdehyde dehydrogenase produces the protein MSRRMPLLINGEFVASTTDQWIPVTNPATQAVLCEAPATTPDEMEQAIAAAKGAFESWKEVPVSERARLMLRYQALLKEHQEEIAEILSQETGKTFEDAKGDVWRGIEVAEQAANIASLMMGETVENVARSIDTHSWTQPLGVCAGITPFNFPAMIPLWMFPLAIAAGNTFVLKPSEQDPMTPNRLAELFLEAGAPPGVLQLVHGGKEQVDTLLTHPDIKAVSFVGSVPVGQHVYRTATDHMKRAQCFAGAKNHMVIMPDANKDQVINSLVGASCGAAGQRCMAISVAVFVGDSKAWIDELKDEFAKIRPGAWNDPQAAYGPQISPQAKQRVLTLIKQGKEEGATCLLDGSDCTVDGLPDGNWVGPTLFSDVTPDMSIYKEEIFGPVLCCVSVDTLEDALQLVNNSPYGNGTSIFTASGAAARKYQHEVEVGQVGINVPIPVPLPFFSFTGWKGSFYGDQHAYGKQAVRFYTETKTVTSRWFEDDIPASGPNMSIHLK
- a CDS encoding AraC family transcriptional regulator — its product is MDYTPSPSHAPAEPSSWPLPASGQRTIIPPAVLDSIAGHPLCDGCMPHGVGYYPQARGHRMQRHNPADFLLIYCISGRGELQVEGRRYTVAGGELVLLPATLAHRYQADSRDPWSIYWVHLGGHEVPRFFDEIAGHSGGRTVRVGVHSRLAEEFQALLAAATRVQPEHLVYAANLLRSLLAFAALMRHQHDVRHATLDVNRVNGYLQTALHRRLTLDELAAATSELSRYHFIREYKRQTGQTPMQAFQRIKVSHACYLLDITEDTVAEIAARLGHDDPYYFSRLFKRVMGVSPQRYRQERGQ
- a CDS encoding DUF1963 domain-containing protein; translated protein: MLPEEIKLRLASFSRPAWRPQAGPAVPGAMSKFGGLPLLKPDESWPCCGHCHQPMQLFVQLESRDLPRNMRSPFGDGVLQVFYCTNGEEDCEVLGQSHLPFSDASLVRVIPRDQANGFDALPVRLPDALPERSLTGWIPLADYPDQKETAAINDPDGALDGTLALLHAHRPAPRPGDKLMGWPHWVDNVSYPSCPCCREPMQFVMQLDSVDTLPFRFGHYGCAHIFQCETHRDVMTLTWQSRPV
- a CDS encoding GTPase/DUF3482 domain-containing protein yields the protein MDDNGKTQTHDDRHSDAALPRFAVVGHPNKGKSSVVATLAQNDSIAIAMESGTTRDSHRYPMKVDDFTLYELVDTPGFQRPRKVLAWLQGHSLSASDRPDTVAAFVTQHSDDPRYHDECELLRPIVEGAGIIYVVDGSVPYNREHEAEMNILRWTGRPSLALINQIGSDDYSADWEAALGQYFQIVRRFDAVRAPFEKHLELLRSFGELAPNWREPLDAALEYLQALKFGRDHQALECMADALIEMLGHQQTVRLGEHERAALLLPTLRQRWQAWQREREQRLRHSVEDLYQHRRLQRQESDLSLPDGDDLFGERTRQLWGISKGQLAAAGFGAGAVGGAGLDAATLGHSLGTGALIGGLLGAAGSYYYSDKLTKVKLGPLSGGFREAIYGPLKDPQFGYVVLGRALVHWYQISQRNHAGRDVLVVTDSDGHWLEELSRGDRNGLQKSLLALSRRRFEPSKRQRLIEQLELAQQAFAQWQMKRFSEGQ
- a CDS encoding DUF2868 domain-containing protein, whose protein sequence is MTSPLTRLLDFDDQYRRDSQQSQAFLHRRDRRFAQQQQDQRQPLTADTWLAELRALNDQRQSSGRDPRLRRWRQARWIFAGLGTVLGAAFMAGLLFYDGSRQINVTLLLLLVGVQLGLALLTSLQAWLGWQPWASLLGRTAEQGDPLQPLRPALSARIAHTGGLMFAISGLLTLLAMVTVQDLAFGWSTTLQASAEGYHRLVSVVALPWQSLWPAAFPSAELVAASQYYRLGDNPVSDPALLGNWWPFILMAWLTYVVLPRLALLVLAALQVRWQAAASLRRHPGYQPLFYRFETPWVETRGDEEAPRQPAPVQVAMAPLPETGTLIHWAGAGQASAGLVAQLTTQASPLQLRAGGNSSLEEDADTLRRAGERGQPVILVARGWEPPTGELADFLLDAREQWPAGTLLALVPLADEQGGELTDDKLLAQWQRFIERQKDASLLLCAANLP
- a CDS encoding ATP-binding protein, with amino-acid sequence MSTTQPIDWRTLPAAIWRGRTGTLRPVPKPDPVRLDDLLGIDTQKQKIIQNTERFLAGKPCNHVLLWGSRGTGKSSIVKALLNEFAPRGLRVIEVDKDDLHDLPDIVDDIRERQQRFIIYCDDLSFEEGENQYKHLKSVLEGSLELPPENVRIYATSNRRHLLPEYMNDNADSRVVEGELHHGDAVEEKISLADRFGLGLSFYPISEPQYFEIVEHLFGQVKDRQQLHIRARRFSIEKGVRSGRTARQFYNQFVGEF